A single genomic interval of Picosynechococcus sp. PCC 7003 harbors:
- a CDS encoding anthranilate phosphoribosyltransferase family protein, whose protein sequence is MSTEFRELLKKVGSGKHTSKSLTRAEAAIALDMMLDGTATPAQIGAFLISQRIKRPTGVELAGMLDTYDRRSQKLDPLPDGEKVFILGIPYDGRTKTAPIAPITALILKTAGVPVLLHGGDRLPTKYGLPLGEIWQALGLDFKALSFAQLQSYFQRTHFACCYTPTLLPASQTLIPYREELGKRPSLATLELVWSPYGDRQAHTIAGYVHPPTEAIIRDTFTERGNPPYTLIKGLEGSGDLRISQTTIVVTNQTESADEFVYLKPNPYDYGLGGEDIHLESPDQYYKDLAALLQGQPSPLTDSAVWNGGFYLWHCGKVKDLQSGLDLAQTWLKTGKLQETLMALKADLGAKIAS, encoded by the coding sequence ATGAGTACCGAATTTCGTGAGCTACTGAAGAAAGTTGGCAGCGGTAAACACACCAGCAAAAGTTTGACCCGCGCCGAAGCGGCGATCGCCTTAGACATGATGCTCGATGGTACTGCGACCCCAGCCCAAATCGGGGCCTTCCTCATTTCCCAACGGATCAAACGACCCACTGGGGTAGAACTGGCAGGGATGCTCGATACCTATGACCGCCGCAGTCAAAAATTAGACCCCCTCCCCGATGGTGAAAAAGTTTTTATCTTGGGGATTCCCTACGATGGCCGCACCAAAACAGCCCCCATTGCACCGATCACGGCTTTGATCTTGAAAACGGCTGGGGTGCCGGTGCTCCTGCACGGTGGCGATCGCCTCCCGACGAAATATGGCCTCCCCCTCGGAGAAATTTGGCAAGCCCTGGGCCTGGATTTCAAAGCCCTCAGTTTTGCCCAATTGCAAAGCTACTTCCAGCGCACCCATTTTGCTTGCTGCTATACCCCCACCCTCCTGCCCGCTAGCCAAACCCTGATTCCCTACCGCGAAGAATTAGGCAAACGTCCTTCCCTGGCAACCCTCGAATTGGTCTGGTCTCCCTATGGCGATCGCCAAGCCCACACCATCGCCGGTTACGTACATCCCCCCACCGAAGCAATTATCCGCGATACGTTTACAGAGCGGGGTAACCCTCCCTATACCCTGATCAAAGGCTTAGAAGGCAGTGGCGATCTGCGCATTTCCCAGACCACCATTGTTGTCACCAATCAAACCGAATCCGCCGATGAATTTGTCTATCTCAAACCCAATCCCTATGACTATGGTTTAGGGGGCGAAGACATTCATCTAGAGAGCCCGGATCAATACTATAAAGATCTCGCCGCACTGCTCCAGGGACAGCCCTCACCCTTAACTGATTCTGCTGTGTGGAATGGGGGCTTTTATTTGTGGCATTGCGGCAAAGTCAAGGATCTCCAAAGTGGCTTAGATTTAGCCCAAACTTGGCTCAAAACCGGAAAATTGCAAGAAACCCTCATGGCCCTCAAGGCTGATTTAGGGGCAAAAATAGCCTCTTAA
- a CDS encoding HEAT repeat domain-containing protein, which produces MGRRNTALSDVAQQPTLQEFLQLYMTADIRQEPTAQAWAFQLLREGTFQERWRLVKVFAKLGPTAIAPLLTIAEDHTAETELRWFAIRILGQYQDPEAIARLILLIDHCSEEFLLEEIIRTLVQLEGKAVDYLVPLLAKPESRSLAVKALCKLRYPQIIDPLLTVIDDPDPQIRCLAIETLSQFRQPQIFTALLSALTDTVAQVRREAVKGLGFWGQSVDPVVLCEKVQPLLYDFNLEVCAQAGFTLSRFPIPQAAKAIATVLQSPHTPEPLQCSLIQALGWLAIPESLTQLESLLYHEADTIVLETLKALGRITEPSLRGQGTAILLQFWQKVSQPQPLPIQQAFVYALGQLQDLRAQTLLTAFSQSPEKPIQLHAIAALKKIGSATSSELG; this is translated from the coding sequence ATGGGGCGAAGAAATACAGCACTGTCTGATGTTGCCCAACAGCCAACACTCCAGGAATTTTTGCAGTTATATATGACGGCGGATATTCGTCAGGAACCCACCGCCCAAGCCTGGGCCTTTCAGTTACTCCGGGAAGGGACATTTCAAGAACGCTGGCGACTGGTTAAGGTTTTTGCAAAACTAGGCCCAACGGCGATCGCCCCTCTTTTGACCATCGCCGAAGACCACACCGCCGAAACTGAATTACGTTGGTTTGCGATTCGCATTTTAGGGCAGTACCAAGATCCTGAGGCGATCGCCCGCTTGATTTTACTCATTGACCATTGCTCAGAAGAATTCCTCCTCGAGGAAATCATAAGAACTTTAGTGCAGCTAGAAGGAAAAGCCGTTGATTATTTGGTGCCGCTTTTGGCCAAACCAGAAAGTCGCAGCCTCGCCGTCAAAGCTCTGTGTAAACTGCGCTATCCGCAAATTATTGATCCCTTGCTGACGGTCATTGATGACCCAGATCCCCAAATACGGTGTTTAGCCATCGAAACCCTCAGTCAATTTCGCCAGCCGCAAATTTTTACTGCCCTGCTGTCTGCCCTAACAGATACCGTCGCCCAGGTGCGTCGGGAGGCGGTCAAGGGTTTGGGCTTTTGGGGCCAGTCCGTTGATCCGGTTGTGTTGTGCGAAAAAGTCCAGCCATTGCTCTACGATTTCAACCTGGAGGTTTGTGCCCAGGCCGGGTTTACCCTCAGTCGTTTCCCAATTCCCCAAGCAGCCAAGGCGATCGCCACTGTACTGCAATCTCCCCATACTCCCGAACCGTTGCAATGTAGTCTGATCCAAGCCCTTGGTTGGTTAGCAATCCCAGAAAGTCTAACCCAGCTCGAATCCTTGCTCTACCACGAGGCTGACACGATTGTCCTAGAAACGCTCAAGGCCCTTGGCCGGATCACCGAACCCAGTCTCCGGGGACAGGGCACAGCGATCTTGCTTCAGTTTTGGCAAAAAGTTTCCCAGCCCCAACCCTTGCCGATTCAACAAGCGTTTGTTTATGCCCTCGGCCAGCTCCAGGATCTCCGCGCCCAAACCTTACTAACTGCCTTTAGCCAAAGCCCCGAAAAGCCGATCCAACTCCACGCGATCGCCGCCCTGAAAAAAATTGGTAGCGCCACAAGTTCCGAACTTGGCTGA
- a CDS encoding Dam family site-specific DNA-(adenine-N6)-methyltransferase has product MVNPENLTPPLKWAGGKRWLVPTLKTIWEDYQDFQLIEPFCGGLAIALGLAPEKAILNDINPHLVNFYKQLKKGLKSDILMKNDADLYYQYRERFNKLIENNQSETQEAASLFYYLNRTGFNGLCRFNSQGKFNVPFGRYRSINYRDDFLAYKNLFQAWHFQWGDFEKMPVDDHSFVYADPPYDVEFRQYAAGGFSWADQERLATWLAQQTVPTIASNQATPRILDLYQSLGFTVTTLSAPRRIACNGDRTPAQEMLAFRNLAAKDLLNT; this is encoded by the coding sequence ATGGTTAATCCTGAAAATTTAACACCACCATTAAAGTGGGCTGGTGGTAAACGTTGGCTTGTGCCGACTCTAAAAACAATTTGGGAGGATTATCAGGATTTTCAATTGATTGAGCCGTTTTGTGGTGGGTTGGCGATCGCCTTGGGGTTGGCTCCCGAAAAAGCAATTTTAAATGACATTAATCCCCACCTTGTTAATTTTTATAAGCAACTTAAAAAAGGCTTGAAAAGTGACATTTTAATGAAAAATGATGCTGATCTCTATTATCAATACCGAGAACGGTTTAATAAGTTAATTGAAAATAATCAGAGTGAGACCCAAGAGGCAGCAAGCTTATTTTATTATCTGAATCGGACTGGTTTTAACGGCCTATGTCGATTTAATTCTCAGGGAAAATTCAATGTTCCTTTCGGTCGATATCGTTCAATTAACTACAGAGATGATTTTTTAGCCTACAAAAATTTATTTCAAGCTTGGCATTTTCAATGGGGAGATTTTGAAAAAATGCCAGTTGATGACCACAGTTTTGTTTATGCTGATCCGCCCTATGATGTGGAGTTTCGTCAGTATGCCGCCGGGGGATTTAGTTGGGCCGATCAAGAACGATTAGCCACCTGGCTGGCACAGCAAACGGTGCCAACGATTGCTTCGAACCAAGCCACACCCAGAATTTTAGATCTTTATCAAAGTTTGGGTTTCACTGTGACAACTTTGAGCGCCCCACGACGCATTGCCTGCAACGGCGATCGCACCCCTGCCCAAGAAATGCTCGCTTTCCGTAATTTGGCAGCAAAAGATTTATTGAATACATGA
- a CDS encoding group 1 truncated hemoglobin translates to MASLYEKLGGAAAVDLAVEKFYGKVLADERVNRFFVDTDMAKQKQHQKDFMTYVFGGTDRFPGRSMRSAHKELVENAGLTDIHFDAIAENLVLTLQELNVSQDLIDEVVTIVGSVQHRNDVLNR, encoded by the coding sequence ATGGCTAGTTTGTACGAAAAGTTAGGTGGCGCAGCGGCAGTGGATCTTGCGGTGGAGAAGTTCTACGGTAAGGTTCTGGCTGACGAACGGGTCAATCGTTTTTTTGTCGACACTGACATGGCCAAACAAAAGCAGCACCAAAAGGATTTCATGACCTATGTTTTTGGGGGAACGGATCGCTTTCCGGGTCGTTCGATGCGGTCGGCCCATAAGGAATTGGTTGAAAATGCTGGCCTAACGGATATCCATTTTGATGCGATCGCCGAAAATTTGGTGTTGACCCTCCAGGAATTGAATGTGTCCCAAGATTTAATCGACGAAGTCGTCACCATTGTGGGTTCAGTGCAGCACCGCAATGATGTTCTGAATCGCTAG
- the ffh gene encoding signal recognition particle protein: MFDALAERLEDAWKSLRGQDKISESNIKEALKEVRRALLEADVNLQVVKGFISDVEKAAVGAEVISGVNPGQQFIKIVYDELVKIMGESNVPLAEAENKPSVILMAGLQGTGKTTATAKLSLYLRKQNKTALMVATDVYRPAAIDQLKTLGEQIDVPVFDLGSDANPVDIAKQGVEKAKELGVDVVLVDTAGRLQIDADMMAELKQIKDTINPDDTLLVVDSMTGQEAASLTRTFHEEIGVTGAILTKMDGDTRGGAALSVRMISGQPIKFIGVGEKVEALEPFYPDRLASRILNMGDILTLVEKAQEAVDLSDVEEMQAKLLEARFDFDDFLKQMRLLKNMGSLGGMLKLIPGMGNKIDKNMLEQGEVQLKRVETMINSMTKEERKNPDVLAQTPKRRTRIAKGSGLSEKDVSKLIADFTRMRKMMQQMGQGGGLPGMGGLGDMFGGGMPGMGGRPGRGGTPKKKKKAKKKKGFADL, encoded by the coding sequence ATGTTTGACGCCCTAGCCGAACGCCTAGAAGATGCCTGGAAATCCCTCCGGGGCCAGGACAAAATCAGCGAATCTAACATCAAAGAAGCCCTAAAAGAAGTCCGTCGTGCCCTCCTCGAAGCCGACGTCAACCTCCAGGTGGTCAAGGGCTTTATCTCTGATGTAGAAAAAGCGGCAGTCGGTGCAGAAGTGATTTCTGGCGTGAATCCAGGGCAACAGTTCATCAAAATTGTCTACGACGAACTCGTCAAAATCATGGGGGAGAGCAACGTTCCCCTCGCCGAAGCAGAAAATAAGCCCTCCGTGATTCTTATGGCCGGGCTGCAGGGGACCGGGAAAACCACTGCCACAGCCAAGCTTTCTCTCTATCTCCGTAAGCAAAATAAAACCGCTCTGATGGTCGCAACCGACGTTTACCGTCCAGCGGCGATCGATCAGCTCAAAACTCTCGGTGAACAAATTGATGTGCCTGTGTTTGACCTGGGGAGTGATGCAAATCCCGTTGACATTGCCAAACAGGGAGTCGAAAAAGCCAAGGAACTCGGTGTTGATGTCGTCCTTGTGGATACAGCGGGTCGCTTGCAGATCGATGCCGACATGATGGCCGAACTCAAGCAAATTAAAGACACGATTAACCCTGACGATACTTTGTTGGTCGTTGACTCGATGACAGGTCAGGAAGCCGCCAGTTTAACCCGCACCTTCCACGAGGAAATTGGCGTTACCGGGGCCATTCTCACCAAGATGGACGGTGATACCAGAGGTGGGGCGGCCCTATCAGTGCGGATGATCTCTGGTCAACCGATTAAATTTATTGGGGTTGGCGAAAAAGTAGAAGCTCTGGAGCCGTTCTACCCAGACCGTTTAGCGTCGCGTATCCTCAACATGGGCGATATTCTCACCCTTGTCGAGAAAGCTCAAGAAGCCGTCGATCTGTCCGACGTCGAGGAGATGCAGGCCAAGTTACTGGAAGCTCGCTTTGACTTTGATGACTTTCTCAAACAGATGCGCCTGTTAAAAAATATGGGCTCCCTTGGCGGCATGCTTAAGCTCATCCCTGGCATGGGTAACAAAATTGATAAAAATATGCTCGAACAGGGAGAAGTGCAACTGAAGCGTGTGGAGACCATGATTAACTCCATGACTAAAGAGGAGCGCAAAAATCCGGATGTCTTAGCCCAAACCCCCAAACGCCGTACCCGCATCGCTAAGGGTTCTGGATTATCAGAAAAAGATGTCTCGAAACTCATTGCTGACTTTACCCGGATGCGGAAGATGATGCAGCAAATGGGCCAAGGGGGTGGCTTACCCGGCATGGGTGGACTCGGTGACATGTTCGGTGGGGGGATGCCTGGTATGGGGGGACGTCCTGGCCGTGGTGGTACACCGAAGAAAAAGAAAAAGGCGAAAAAGAAAAAAGGTTTTGCTGACCTCTAG
- the crtD gene encoding C-3',4' desaturase CrtD, giving the protein MSKGKVAVIGAGIGGLTAGALLAKRGYDVTVYEQAAIAGGCASTFKRRGFTFDVGATQVAGLETGGIHQRIFQELGVDLPAATVCDPACAVFLPGETEPINVWRDAEKWEAERLQQFPKSEKFWHLLKVLFAASWQFQGRDPVVPPRNSWDIVQLIKAFRLDTLVTVPFALLTVLDALKLCGVAADQRLKTFLDLQLKLYSQVDTSETALLYGATALAVSQTPQGLFHLQGSMQVLSDRLIEALEKHGGTLLTRHRIKEIDLGQTMPQLTVFDQRKNEISTQAFDHIVANTIVQDLIKISENPPPSIFKKIYQKRIENLPDPSGAFVVYLGVKEVAIPENCPPHLQFLYDYDQEIGENNSLFVSVSKPNDGRAPEGHRTIIASSFVDPDPWFGEGYAERKERYTQEAIAKLGRYFDLSPENIIVQEAGTPRTFAFYTARHKGFVGGVGQRISTFAPFGFATRTPFKNVWLVGDSVHPGEGTAGVSYSALTAVRQIEQAT; this is encoded by the coding sequence ATGAGTAAGGGCAAGGTTGCGGTTATTGGGGCGGGCATTGGTGGCTTAACGGCGGGGGCTCTGTTGGCGAAACGGGGCTACGATGTCACGGTTTATGAGCAGGCGGCGATCGCCGGGGGCTGTGCGTCCACTTTTAAGCGTCGGGGCTTTACCTTCGATGTGGGGGCAACCCAGGTGGCAGGCCTAGAAACAGGGGGCATCCACCAGCGCATTTTTCAAGAGTTGGGCGTAGATTTACCCGCAGCGACGGTTTGCGATCCGGCCTGTGCGGTGTTTTTACCGGGTGAAACAGAACCGATCAATGTCTGGCGTGATGCCGAAAAATGGGAAGCTGAACGGCTCCAACAATTTCCCAAGAGCGAAAAATTCTGGCATTTATTAAAGGTTTTATTTGCGGCGAGTTGGCAATTTCAAGGCCGTGATCCGGTGGTGCCGCCCCGTAATTCTTGGGATATTGTGCAGTTGATTAAGGCATTTCGGCTAGATACTTTGGTGACAGTTCCCTTTGCTTTGCTGACGGTTTTAGACGCGCTGAAATTATGTGGTGTTGCGGCAGATCAAAGATTGAAAACTTTTTTGGATTTGCAGTTAAAACTGTATTCCCAGGTGGATACTTCCGAAACAGCGTTGCTCTATGGTGCGACGGCCCTTGCGGTTTCCCAAACGCCCCAAGGCTTATTTCATCTCCAGGGTAGTATGCAAGTCTTAAGCGATCGCCTCATCGAAGCCTTAGAAAAACATGGGGGAACTCTCCTTACCCGCCACCGAATTAAGGAAATTGACTTGGGTCAAACTATGCCTCAATTAACAGTCTTTGATCAGCGCAAAAATGAAATTTCAACCCAAGCCTTTGATCACATAGTCGCTAATACCATCGTCCAAGATTTAATCAAAATTTCAGAAAATCCACCCCCATCAATTTTCAAGAAAATCTATCAAAAACGCATTGAAAATTTACCAGATCCATCAGGAGCATTTGTTGTTTACTTGGGTGTAAAAGAGGTTGCCATTCCCGAAAACTGCCCCCCCCACCTGCAATTTCTCTATGATTATGACCAAGAAATTGGCGAAAATAATTCCCTTTTTGTTTCGGTGAGTAAACCCAATGATGGTCGCGCCCCAGAGGGTCATCGGACGATTATTGCTTCTTCTTTCGTCGATCCGGATCCCTGGTTTGGCGAAGGTTATGCAGAACGCAAAGAACGTTACACCCAAGAGGCGATCGCCAAATTAGGCCGTTATTTTGACCTTTCCCCAGAAAATATCATTGTCCAAGAAGCCGGAACCCCACGCACTTTTGCGTTCTATACGGCCCGACATAAAGGCTTTGTCGGTGGGGTGGGGCAGCGGATTTCAACCTTTGCGCCCTTTGGATTCGCCACCAGAACCCCTTTTAAAAATGTGTGGCTTGTGGGGGATTCCGTCCACCCAGGAGAAGGCACGGCTGGGGTAAGTTATTCTGCCTTGACTGCTGTGCGCCAAATTGAACAGGCAACTTAA
- a CDS encoding peptidylprolyl isomerase, whose amino-acid sequence MSEQPNPKVFFDITIGGESAGRIVFELRADVAPKTAENFRALCTGEKGIGKRGKPLHFKGSKFHRVIPEFMCQGGDFTNGNGTGGESIYGDTFEDESFELRHNVPGLLSMANRGPNTNGSQFFITTTLTPWLNGKHVVFGKVIEGMDVVKAMEAQGSGSGAPKQEIAIADCGEL is encoded by the coding sequence GTGAGCGAACAGCCCAACCCCAAAGTATTTTTCGACATCACCATCGGCGGCGAAAGTGCCGGACGCATTGTTTTTGAACTCCGAGCCGACGTTGCCCCCAAAACTGCTGAAAATTTCCGCGCCCTCTGCACTGGCGAAAAAGGCATCGGCAAGCGGGGCAAACCCCTCCATTTCAAAGGTTCTAAATTTCACCGGGTGATCCCTGAATTCATGTGCCAGGGGGGAGACTTTACCAACGGCAACGGCACCGGCGGCGAATCCATTTATGGAGACACTTTTGAAGACGAAAGCTTTGAACTACGCCACAACGTACCTGGGTTGCTGAGTATGGCCAACCGTGGCCCCAATACCAATGGCTCCCAGTTCTTTATCACCACGACCCTGACTCCTTGGCTCAACGGTAAGCACGTAGTCTTCGGCAAGGTGATCGAAGGGATGGATGTGGTCAAAGCGATGGAGGCCCAAGGTTCTGGTAGCGGTGCCCCGAAACAGGAAATTGCGATCGCCGATTGTGGCGAGCTTTAG
- the urtE gene encoding urea ABC transporter ATP-binding subunit UrtE, translating into MLNVSDLNVYYGESHILRNVDLNVPQGEMVCLIGRNGVGKTTLLKTIMGLLPPRTGKLRFLGQEINSLATDRRARSGIGYVPQGREIIPRVTVKENLLLGLEALPKGRRNKSNIPSEILNLFPMLKEMLHRMGGDLSGGQQQQLAIARALMGRPKLLILDEPTEGIQPSIILEIEAAVKQIIAETGISVLLVEQHLHFVRQADRYYAMQKGGIVASGSTHELSQAVIQEFLAV; encoded by the coding sequence ATTCTGAATGTTTCTGATCTCAATGTTTATTACGGTGAGAGCCACATTTTACGGAATGTAGATTTGAATGTGCCCCAAGGGGAGATGGTGTGTCTAATTGGTCGCAATGGCGTCGGGAAAACAACGCTCCTAAAAACCATCATGGGATTATTGCCCCCCCGCACCGGGAAACTGCGTTTTTTGGGCCAAGAAATTAATTCCCTCGCGACGGATCGCCGTGCCCGGTCTGGGATTGGCTATGTTCCCCAAGGAAGAGAAATTATTCCCCGGGTCACAGTCAAAGAAAATTTACTCCTCGGCTTAGAGGCATTACCCAAGGGCCGCCGCAATAAGAGCAATATCCCCTCAGAAATTTTAAATTTATTCCCAATGCTCAAGGAAATGCTGCACCGGATGGGGGGCGACCTCAGTGGGGGTCAGCAACAACAATTGGCGATCGCCAGAGCTTTGATGGGCCGACCGAAATTACTGATCCTGGATGAACCCACCGAAGGGATTCAGCCGTCGATCATTTTAGAAATTGAAGCAGCCGTGAAACAGATTATTGCCGAAACAGGAATTTCTGTGCTTTTAGTGGAACAACATTTACACTTTGTGCGCCAGGCAGACCGTTACTACGCGATGCAGAAAGGGGGCATTGTCGCTTCCGGGAGTACCCACGAGTTAAGCCAGGCTGTAATCCAGGAATTTTTGGCCGTTTAA
- a CDS encoding histone deacetylase, giving the protein MGFPVVYHPDYVTPIPEEHRFPMPKFRLLHELLLGDEVIQPEQVYQPQLPDRRWLELVHEPDYVTAYCQGTLTPKAQRRIGLPWSAGVVQRTLTAVGGTILTAQLALEHGLACNTAGGTHHAFPGYGSGFCILNDLAIATRTIQQRGLAKRILIVDLDVHQGDGTAFIFQDDPTVFTFSMHCEVNFPSQKQRSDFDIGLPAGLDDDGYLQILAKHLEDLLSQVKPDLVFYDAGVDTHVGDRLGKLAMTNSGLYRRERMVLSTCLAAGYPVACVIGGGYAKNIHDLVYRHSLLHRAARDVY; this is encoded by the coding sequence ATGGGGTTTCCGGTTGTTTATCATCCTGATTATGTGACGCCGATTCCAGAGGAGCATCGTTTCCCGATGCCGAAGTTTCGGTTATTGCATGAGTTGCTGTTGGGGGATGAGGTGATTCAACCGGAGCAAGTTTATCAACCGCAATTGCCAGATCGAAGGTGGCTAGAACTTGTCCATGAGCCGGACTATGTGACGGCCTATTGCCAGGGAACATTGACCCCAAAGGCACAGCGGCGCATCGGTCTGCCCTGGAGTGCGGGAGTTGTGCAACGGACTTTGACGGCGGTGGGAGGGACGATTTTGACGGCGCAGTTGGCCCTAGAGCATGGACTGGCTTGTAATACGGCAGGGGGAACGCACCATGCTTTTCCGGGCTATGGGTCGGGATTTTGTATTTTGAATGATTTGGCGATCGCCACCCGGACAATTCAGCAACGGGGCTTGGCGAAGCGGATTTTAATCGTGGATTTAGATGTCCACCAGGGGGACGGCACGGCGTTTATTTTTCAAGATGACCCGACGGTATTTACCTTTTCGATGCATTGTGAGGTGAATTTTCCCAGCCAAAAGCAGCGCAGTGACTTCGACATTGGCTTGCCAGCAGGATTAGATGATGATGGCTATCTGCAAATTTTGGCCAAGCATCTAGAAGATCTCCTGAGTCAGGTGAAGCCGGATTTGGTGTTTTATGATGCGGGAGTGGATACCCATGTGGGCGATCGCCTCGGCAAATTAGCAATGACGAACTCCGGTTTGTACCGACGGGAGCGCATGGTACTGAGTACTTGTCTGGCGGCGGGCTATCCAGTGGCCTGTGTGATTGGTGGGGGCTATGCGAAAAATATCCATGACCTTGTGTACCGCCATTCCCTGCTCCATCGGGCGGCGCGGGATGTTTATTAA
- a CDS encoding RNA-binding protein — protein MSIYIGNLSYQVTDEDLKETFAEYGKVNRVQVPTDRETGRPRGFAFVEMSSEDEENAAIEALDGAEWMGRDLKVNKAKPREDRRPASRGGGRSRY, from the coding sequence ATGTCGATTTATATTGGAAATTTGTCCTATCAGGTCACTGATGAGGATCTAAAAGAAACCTTCGCCGAATATGGCAAGGTAAACCGCGTCCAAGTTCCCACTGACCGGGAAACTGGCAGACCGAGAGGATTCGCCTTTGTAGAAATGTCTAGCGAAGACGAAGAAAATGCGGCCATTGAAGCCCTAGATGGTGCTGAATGGATGGGTCGTGACCTCAAGGTTAATAAGGCAAAACCCCGTGAAGACCGTCGTCCCGCTTCCCGTGGCGGTGGCCGTAGCCGCTACTAA
- the glnA gene encoding type I glutamate--ammonia ligase has product MTQTATDVLRLIQEENIQIIDLKFVDLPGIWQHCSFYQDQLDEASFVDGVPFDGSSIRGWKAINESDMAMVPDPTTAWIDPFCKEKTLSLICSIKEPRTGEWYSRDPRSIAQKAVDYLAASGLGDTAYFGPEAEFFVFDDVRFDQTENKGFYYVDSVEGRWNSGRKEPGGNLAHKPGYKQGYFPVPPTDTLQDMRTEMLLTMAKCGVPIEKHHHEVATGGQNELGFRFATLLKAADYLMTYKYVIKNVARKYGRTVTFMPKPLFNDNGSGMHTHQSLWKEGQPLFWGDRYANLSQLALHYIGGILKHAPAILAFSNPSTNSYKRLVPGFEAPVNLAYSQGNRSASVRIPLSGPNPKAKRLEFRCPDATANPYLAFAAMLCAGIDGIKNAIDPGDPLDVDIYDLTPEELSKIPSTPASLEAALEALQQDHDFLTVGGVFTADFIENWIEYKLDAEVNPLRLRPHPYEFSLYYDC; this is encoded by the coding sequence ATGACCCAGACAGCAACCGACGTTTTACGGCTGATCCAAGAGGAAAATATTCAAATTATCGACCTCAAGTTTGTTGATCTACCAGGCATTTGGCAACATTGCTCGTTTTACCAAGATCAACTGGACGAAGCCTCCTTTGTTGATGGGGTGCCCTTTGACGGTTCGAGTATCCGCGGTTGGAAAGCCATTAATGAATCTGACATGGCGATGGTGCCTGATCCCACAACTGCCTGGATCGACCCATTTTGTAAAGAAAAAACCCTCAGCCTCATTTGTTCCATCAAAGAGCCCCGCACGGGGGAGTGGTACAGCCGTGATCCCCGGAGCATTGCCCAAAAAGCAGTGGATTATCTCGCGGCCTCCGGCCTGGGTGATACCGCCTATTTTGGCCCCGAAGCAGAATTTTTTGTGTTTGACGATGTGCGTTTTGACCAGACGGAGAATAAAGGATTTTATTACGTTGATAGCGTCGAGGGTCGCTGGAATTCGGGCCGCAAAGAACCGGGGGGCAATCTCGCCCACAAGCCAGGCTACAAACAGGGTTATTTTCCTGTGCCACCGACGGACACCCTCCAGGATATGCGCACAGAAATGCTACTGACCATGGCGAAATGTGGTGTCCCCATTGAAAAACACCACCACGAAGTAGCCACCGGGGGCCAAAATGAATTGGGTTTTCGCTTTGCGACGCTCCTCAAGGCGGCGGATTATTTGATGACCTATAAGTATGTGATCAAAAATGTTGCCCGCAAGTATGGGCGCACTGTGACATTTATGCCGAAACCGCTATTTAACGATAATGGCTCCGGAATGCACACTCACCAATCCCTCTGGAAAGAGGGTCAACCACTTTTTTGGGGCGATCGCTATGCCAACCTGAGTCAACTAGCGCTTCATTACATTGGCGGGATCCTCAAGCACGCCCCGGCCATACTCGCCTTTTCTAACCCCAGTACCAACTCCTACAAGCGCCTTGTCCCTGGCTTTGAAGCCCCGGTTAATTTGGCCTATTCCCAAGGGAACCGCTCGGCGTCGGTGCGTATTCCCCTATCTGGGCCAAATCCCAAAGCAAAACGTCTCGAATTCCGTTGTCCCGATGCCACCGCTAACCCTTATCTTGCCTTTGCGGCGATGCTCTGTGCGGGCATTGACGGGATTAAAAATGCCATTGACCCAGGCGATCCCCTAGATGTCGATATCTATGATTTGACCCCTGAGGAACTGAGCAAAATTCCTTCGACCCCCGCCTCCTTGGAAGCAGCCCTCGAAGCCCTCCAACAAGATCACGACTTTTTAACGGTCGGCGGTGTCTTTACGGCAGATTTCATTGAAAATTGGATTGAGTACAAATTGGACGCTGAAGTGAATCCTCTCCGGTTGCGGCCTCATCCCTACGAATTTTCCCTTTACTACGATTGCTAA